GTCGACGGCGCTGGTCCGCCTGCTCCTGGGCGCACCGGCACACGAGGTGGGCACGCTCCTGGGGAGCGACCTGTGGACCGTGGTGCACGCGCGCGGAGAACAGACCACTCCCCTGTCGGCGTCCGCGCTCGCCGCGGCGCTTGGCACGGCGCTGGTCGACCCGGGCGAGCACGCCGTACGCCTCCTCGTCCCCGCGGACCGCGAACTCACGCCCCTGGAGGGCTGGACGCTGGGCGCCTCCGCACCGGCCCCGGCGGCGGGCCTGGCGGCAGCCGACGCACAGGCGGCCCGCGCGTTGCGCCGCGCGGAGGCCACGCGGGTCCCCCTGATCCGCCAGCACGCCAACGGAGTCGCCGACCTGATCGCCCCCGAGGAGGCCGACGCCCACGCGCGCGTGCTGCTGTCCCCCCTGTCGGACAACGAGCCCCTGCTGTCCACCCTCCGCACCTGGCTCTCCCTCCACGGCAGCTGGGACCGGACGGCGGTGGCCCTGGGAATCCACCGCAACACGGTCCGCCAACGCATCACCCGCTGCACGACTCTGCTGGGCACAGACCTGAACGACCCGGACGTCCGCATGGAACTCTGGTTCGCCCTGAGCAGAGCCCACTGAGGGAATCCCGTAAGGGGGGGCGGCGCAGGCTGAACAAACCCGCCCCCAGCGCAAAGCACTCGTCCCGCAGAATAGGAGGCATGCCAATACCCAGCCGCGCCGCGCTAGTCGATCACCTCGTCCGCACCCGCATCGCGGGCGACGTAGCCACGCCCCGCGACAACAACCTCAGCCACTACAGGAAGCTCGCGAACGGCGACCGCCACTACTGGCTGGGGCTTGAGCTCGGCGACCGCTGGACGGACGAGCAGGACGTCCTCGCGGTGATGGCCGAGCGTTGCGGCGTCATCGACGACCCGGAGCACCGGTACGGCCAGGACACGATCGACCCGGAGCTGACGGTCGACGCCCTGGAGCGGATGGCCGCCCGTCTGCGGAAGGCGGCCGCCGGCAAGGAGAGGGTGCTTTTCGCCACGGGTCACCCCGGAGGACTGCTCGACGTGCACCGCGCGACGGCCGCCGCGCTGCGCGCCGCGGGCTGCGAGATCGTCGTGATCCCCGAGGGCCTGACGGCCGACGAGGGCATGGTCTTCCAGTTCGCGGACGTCGCGATGCTGGAGCGCGGCGCGACGCTGTGGCACACGCACTCGCCGGAGCCGATGAACGCGATCCTGGACGGCCTGGAGCGCGAGGGACGCCCGCACCCGGACCTGGTCGTCGCCGACCACGGCTGGGCGGGCCGCGCGGGCCAGCGCGGCGTGGACTCCGTCGGCTACGCGGACTGCAACGACCCCGCGCTGTTCATCGGCGAGGCCGAGGGCACCGTGCAGGTGACCGTGCCGCTCGACGACCATGTGACGAGCCCGCGCCACTACGACCCGATGACGGCCTACCTGCTCGCCGCGGCGGGGCTGACGCCCGGCTCCTGAGCGGGGCCCGGCGTCGGGTCCAGGTAGACCCTGCGGACCGCGGGGAAGCGTTCCTGGATGCGGAGGGCCATCCGGTCGCAGGCCCGCTCGATGTCCGCCGCGCTCGACATGTCCCGAAAGTCGACCTTCGCGGCGACCAGGGCCTCCTTGGGCCCCTGAAGGAGCGTGGTCAGCTCCAGTACGTCCACCACGTGCGGGTCGGCGAGGAGTTCGGCGCGGACCGCGGCCCGCATCTCCGGGGGCAGCGGGCGTCCGATGAGGAGCTCGGAGTTGGCGTGTCCGAGGACCCAGGCGACGTACACGAGGAGCACGCCGATGCAGAGCGAGGCGATGCCGTCCCACGCGCCGGACCCGGTGAGCTGTCCGCCGAGGAGTCCGGCCGCGGCGAGCACGAGGCCGACCAGCGCCGCGGAGTCCTCCATCACGACGGCTTTGACCGCGGTGTCGGGGGTGTGGCGCAGGTAGCGCTTGATGTGGACTCCGAAGCGGTCGGCCTCGCCGCGCGCCTGCTTGAGGCCGGTGCGCAGCGAGTAGCCCTCCAGGAGGAAGGCGATGCCGAGCACGATGTACGAGATGAGGGGGTCCCCGGGGTCCTCGCCGTGGGTGAGGGTGTGGATGCCGTCGTAGACGGCGAAGACGCCGCCGCCGACGAACGTGGCGACGGAGGCGAGGAGCGCCCAGATGTAGCGGGCGCCTCCGTAGCCGAGGGGGTGCTCCTCGTCGGCGGGCTTGTCACTGGCTTTCAGGGAGACGAGCAGCATCAGCTCGGTGACGGTGTCGGCCACGGAGTGCGCCGCTTCGGAGAGCATGGCGCTGGAGCCGCTGATGACGCCCGCGACGGCCTTGGCCAGCGCGATCCCGAGGTTGGCGACGGCGGCGACGATGACGGTGAAGGTGCTCTCGCCGCCCGCCTCGGAGGGTTGCTCACTCATGTATCGGACGGTATGTCCGATCAGCGAGGAACGCGAACGACGCCCTCCTGGATGACCGTCACCGCGAGCCGCCCGGCCTGTGTCCAGATCCG
The sequence above is a segment of the Streptomyces sp. Je 1-369 genome. Coding sequences within it:
- a CDS encoding phosphatase translates to MPIPSRAALVDHLVRTRIAGDVATPRDNNLSHYRKLANGDRHYWLGLELGDRWTDEQDVLAVMAERCGVIDDPEHRYGQDTIDPELTVDALERMAARLRKAAAGKERVLFATGHPGGLLDVHRATAAALRAAGCEIVVIPEGLTADEGMVFQFADVAMLERGATLWHTHSPEPMNAILDGLEREGRPHPDLVVADHGWAGRAGQRGVDSVGYADCNDPALFIGEAEGTVQVTVPLDDHVTSPRHYDPMTAYLLAAAGLTPGS
- a CDS encoding cation diffusion facilitator family transporter, coding for MSEQPSEAGGESTFTVIVAAVANLGIALAKAVAGVISGSSAMLSEAAHSVADTVTELMLLVSLKASDKPADEEHPLGYGGARYIWALLASVATFVGGGVFAVYDGIHTLTHGEDPGDPLISYIVLGIAFLLEGYSLRTGLKQARGEADRFGVHIKRYLRHTPDTAVKAVVMEDSAALVGLVLAAAGLLGGQLTGSGAWDGIASLCIGVLLVYVAWVLGHANSELLIGRPLPPEMRAAVRAELLADPHVVDVLELTTLLQGPKEALVAAKVDFRDMSSAADIERACDRMALRIQERFPAVRRVYLDPTPGPAQEPGVSPAAASR